In Nocardioides sp. W7, the genomic stretch CCGCTGCGGGACTTCGTGATCAGGTCCCGCTCGGCCAGGTACGCGCGAGCCATGCCCACGACGTCGGCGTGCCCGTCGGCCACCACCCGCTCGGCGACCTCCAGCGAGGTGACACGACCGGCGTAGACCACCGGCAGCGAGACGGCGCTGCGCACCTGTCCGGCGAGCTCGGACCACTGGGCGGGCTCGTAGAACTGGGGCTGGATGTAGCTGGGGTCTCCCCAGGGGGAGCCGATGACCGCGTGCAGGAAGTCGACCAGACCGGTCTTCTCCAGGTACTGCGCGATCTCCAGGCCGGCCTCGACGTCGTAGCCGCCGGGGACCTCCTCGCGCATGTTGAACCGGACGCCGAGGGCCAGGTCGCCGCCGATCGCCTCGCGCACCGCCTGCAGCGACTCGACCGCGAAACGGGCCCGGTTCTCCAGGGAGCCGCCGTACCGGTCGTCGCGCCGGTTCGTGAGCGGCGAGAGGAACCACTCGAGCATGTCGTCGTGGTTGAGGTGGAGCTCGATGCCGTCCAGGCCGGCCCTGCGGGCCTGCTCGCCGCAGAACCGGTACTCCTCGACGTACCACGCGATGTCCTCCGCCGTCATCACGTGGGGACGCACGCCGGCGAGCGGCGAGCTGAGCCGGTTGCTCGGCGCCTGGGGTACGCCGCCGATCACCGTCAGCTGGCTCGTCACCACGCCGCCGGCGTCGTGCAGGCGGCCGGCGAGGCGCGCGACCCGCTCGACGTAGTTGGGCTGGCGGTAGTTGCCCAGCGTCTCGGCGCCGTACCCGCCCGTCTCGAAGCCGGGGATGATGTTGTTGCGGACCCGGCCGCGGACACCGTCGATCCACGCGGCCCCGTCCTGGACCCGGGACTCCCAGTAGGCGATGTGGGTCTCGGCCTGCTCCTCGGTGCCCCACAGGTTGCCGATGCCGGAGCCATGCGGAGGCACCATGATCCGGTTGCGCAGCCGCATCGGCCCCAGGTCGACAGGGGTGAACAGGGACGGGTACTGCTCGCTCACGCCGGCCTCTCCTCGCCGAAGACCGCGCCGTCGGCCGGCAGCTTCATCATCAGGCCGACGCGCTTGCAGGTCAGCACCAGCACGTCGTCCTGGTTGTATCCGCGGTGCTCGAACCAGACGACGCCGGAGTCGTCTCGACTCTTCGACTCGCGCTTGTCCACGATCGTGGTCTCCCCGCGCAGCGTGTCGCCGTGGAAGACCGGCGCCGGGAAGCGGACGTCCTCGTATCCGAGGTTGCCGAGGGTGGTGCCCATCGTCAGCTCCGGGACGTGGAAGGCGCCGATCAGCGCCAGCGTGAAGAGGCTGTTGAACAGCGGCTTGCCGTGCACCGTGGTCTTGGCGTACTCGGCGTCGAGGTGGATCGGCGCCACGTTCATCGTCAGGGACGTGAACATCACGTTGTCCATCTCGGTGACGGTCCGCCGGAACGTGTGCCGGTAGACCTTGCCGACCTCGAACTCCTCGAAGTAGAGACCTCGCATCAGTAACTCCTGGGAAGGCCGAGCACGTGCTCGGCGACGTAGTTGAGAACCATCTCCTGGCTGATCGGCGCGATCCGCATGAGACGGGCCTCGCGGAAGTAGCGCTCGACGTGGAACTCACGGCTGTAACCCATGCCCCCGTGCACCTGCAGCGCCACGTCGGCCGAGTAGTAGCCGGCCTCGGCGCAGAGCCACTTGGCGTAGTTGGCCTCCGCGCCGCACGGCAGCTGGTTGTCGACCTTCCAGGTCGCGTCGCGCAGCACCGCGTCCGCGGCCTCGATCCGGATCTTGGCCTCGGCCAGCTGGAAGGCCAGGCCCTGGTTCTGCCCGATGGGACGGCCGAAGACGACCCGGTCCTTGGCGTACTGGACACCGCGGCGCAGCGCGGCCTCACCAATGCCGAGCATCGCGTTGGCTGCGACCACCCGCTCAGCGTTCAGCCCGGTGAGAATGACCTTGAAGCCCTTGCCGACCTCGCCGACCACGTCCTCGTCGGGCACGAAGAGGTCGTCGATGAAGAGCTCGTTGCTGTCGACGGAGTTCCGGCCCATCTTGGGGATCGGCCGAATGGTGACCTTCTGCCGGTCCATGGGTGCGAAGAAGACGGTCAGCCCGTCGGTCTTCTTCACGCACTCGTTCTTGGGGGTGGTGCGGGCGAGCAGCAGCATCCGCTCGGCCTGCTGGGCGTTGGAGATCCACACCTTCTTGCCCGAGACCAGCCAGCCACCGTCGACCTTGCGGGCGAAGGTGGAGATGTTGGTGGTGTCGGTGCCGGCGTCTGGCTCGGTCACCGCGAAGGAGATCTGCAGGTTGCCCTCGGGGACACGGGGCAGGAAGCGCTGCTTCAGCTCCTCGCTGCCGTGGTGCAGGATCGGCTCGAAGCCGAAGATCCCGATGTGCACCGCGGAGCAGCCGCCCATCCCGGCGCCCGAGGCGGCGATCTCGCGCTCCACGATGGCCGCCTCGGTGACGCCCAGACCGCCCCCGCCGTACTCCTCGGGGATGGTCAGGCCCAGCCAGCCCCCCTCGGTGACGGCGTGGAAGAAGTCCCAGGGGAACTCGTGCTTCTCGTCCCGCTCGGCCCAGTACTCGTCGGGGAACTTCGCACACAGGGTGCGGACGGCCTGGCGGATGTCCTCGTGGACAGGGTCCACCTCACGATTCACCATGATCTCCTCGCTCTCGGTTGCTTCGGGGGCCGGCCTGCAGCGGTCAGCCGGCCTCGCCGCGGACCAGCCGGGCGTGCGCGAGCCAGTCGCGAGCCTTCTCCGCGTGGGCCAGGTCGACGTGGGAGCCGCGGAAGCGAACTGCACCGTGCCCCTCGGCGACGGCCCTCTCCATCGTCGCCACCAGGTCCTGGTAGTAGGCGACCTCCTCGTCGGAGGGCGTGTAGACCTCGTGCACCACCGGCACGTGCGACGGGTGGATGAGCACCTGGCCGCGGAAGCCGAGCTGGAGACCGTAGTCGGCGAACGTCCGCAGCCCGTCGAGGTCACCCAGGTCCTCCCACAGCCCGGTGAGCGCGTGCAGCCCGTACTGTCGGCAGGCCAGCAGGATCCGGCTGCGGAGGTAGAGCGTCTCGCTGCCCTCCCGTGACTGCCGGTAGCCGACCGCGCGGGCGATGTCGGCGTGCTCGGAGGTGGGCCCGATCATCGCGCCCACCCGGGGGGAGGCGGCGGCGATCTCGAAGGCGTTGGTGATCGCGTCGACCATCTCGACCGGCACGATCATCTCCAGCCCCGCGCCGCCGTTACGCGCCTCGAACCAGTCGAGCAGGGTCTCCCAGCGCACCACGTCCGTGGCGTTGCGGATCTTGGGGGCGAAGACACCGGTGAGGTCGGGACCGACGACGGCTTCCAGGTCCGCCCCGCTCATCCGGGTGTCCAGCGCGTTGGGCCGCACGAAGAGCCCGACCTGCGGCGACTCGGCACGCAGCTCCGCGAGGGTCTGGCGCGCGGTGTCGCGCGCGGACTCCTTGAGCTCGACCGGCACGGAGTCCTCTAGGTCGATGACCACGCAGTCGGCACCCGAGGCCAGCGCCTTGCGTGCCCACTCGGGCTTGTGGGCCGGGACGAAGAGGATCGAGCGGTAGGGATGCACGGGCGCTCCTCAGCGGTTGTCGGGAGTCCGGTCATGGGTGTCCTCGGTGACCCCGAGGTCTCGCAGCTTGGCCTTCTGCACCCGCTGGGATGGCGTCTTGGGGAGCTCGTCGACGAAGCGCAGGTAGCGCGGCACCGCGAACGACGGGATCCGGCCGTCGCAGTGCTCCCACAGCTGTTCGGCGGTCACCTCCTGCTGGGTGATCACGTAGGCCATCACCTCGTCCTCGCCCGCCTCGGTGGAGGCGGGGACGGCGATGACCGCGCACTCCACGACGGCGGGGTGGCTGAGCACCGAGGTCTCGATCTCGTAGGAGGAGATGTTCTCACCGCGACGACGCAGCGCGTCCTTGAAGCGGTCGACGAAGTAGAACCAGCCCTCCTCGTCCTGCCGCAGCGCGTCGCCGGTGTGGTACCAGAGGTTGCGCCACGCCTCGACGGTCTTCTCCGGGGCGTTGAAGTAGCCCATCGAGCAGATGAAGGGGACCTTGGGCCGGATGACCAGCTCACCGATCTCCCCCACCGCGACCGGCTCGTCGGTCACCGGGTCCACCAGGGCGACGTCGAACCACTCGTCGGCAACAAGTCCGGCGGCACCCGCGGGGCGGTCCTCGCCGTACGGCGAGATGATCGGCGCCGAGGTCTCGGTGAGGCCGAACACCTCGACGAAGGCCTCGATCCCGTAGCGCTCCTTCATCGGCTGCACGAGGGTGGCGGCCGTCGGGGCGGCGAAGACGACCCGCAGCGGATTGTCGGCGTCGTCGTCGCGGGGGTCCTGCTTCCAGATGAAGTCCATCATGACGCCGATGAAGTTGGTGACCGTCACCCGGCTCGTGCGGACGTGGTCGATCCAGCGGCTGGCCGAGAACTTGCTGCGGATCACGCAGCGGGCACCCGCGACCAGCGTCGGGTAGGCGGCCATGAACTGGGCGTTGCCGTGGAAGAGCGGCGTCAGCGTCATCCAGGCGTCGTCGGGAGTGAGCCGGACCAGGGAGACGCACTCGTCGGCGAAGAAGTACATCTGGGCGTGCGGCATCGCGACACCCTTGGACGGCCCGGTGGTACCGGAGGTGAAGAGCACCGAGGCGAGGTCCTGGGGCTGCACTTCGGGGAGCTCGACGCTCGTGCCGGACGACACCTCACCCTCGAGCTCGTCCCAGGGGGCGGCCTCCCAGCCCGCCTCACGGAGCAGCTCGATCGCCTTGTCCTGCTGACCGTTGTCGATGACCCAGAACTTGGTGATCGTCGAGGCGGCCTCCTTGACCGCGATGAACCGCTCGGCGAAGACATCGTCGATGACAGCCAGCCGCGCCTCCACGGTGCGTACCTGGTGGGCCAGGAAGTCGTGCTCGTACGCCGTGTTGATCGGGACCTCGACCAGACCGGCGACGGCGGTGCCGATCCAGGTGCGGACGAAGCGAGAGGAGTTCTGGGCGACCAGCACGACCCGGTCACCCTGGCTGGCGCCGTTGGTGAGGAAGTTGCGACCGACGCGCTCGGCGGCGGTCAGCATCTCGGCGAAGGTCCAGGTGGCGGCCTCCTCCGGCACGTCGAGCCAGACCGAGTCGGGACGCTTGGCGGCGTGGTGGCGCAGCACGGTGGGCAGCGCCCAGGTGGCGCGGTCCTCGAAGGTCGGCTTCAGGTCGCGGTAGTAGCGGAAGGTCACGAGTCTGTCCCTTGCTGCTGGGCTCGAACGGCCGCCGTTTTGACCGGCCGCGGCACTGACCGAGCGTTCATCTCGATCTATGCTTTTGATAATCAGCAATATAGGCTGGCCCTCGAAGCCGGTCAAGGTCGGGTCCCCGGATCCGCGGTCGGCCCCCAGACACCGAACGACAGGAGCCCCCGCGACATGAAGGCTGCAGTGCTGACCGAGTTCGACGCACGCCCCGAGGCCGCGGACGTGACGCTCGGGGACATCCTTCCCCAGGAGGTCCGCGTCCGGACAGCCGCCAGCGGGGTGTGCCACTCCGACCGTCACGGCCAGACCGGCGGCATCCCGTCGATGCCGGTCCCCACGATCCTCGGTCACGAGGCGGCCGGCGAAGTACTCGAGGTGGGCAGCCAGGTCACCAGCGTCCGGCCCGGCGACCACGTCGTGGTGGCCCCGGCCGCCTCGTGCGGCCTGTGCGAGTGGTGCAGCAAGGGCCACCCACAGCACTGCTCGGACCAGGGCAGGGTGCGCGCCCCGGGGCTCGGCGACCGCCTGACCCTCGACGGGCGCGGCGTCGGCCAGTTCGTCGGGGTCGGCAGCTTCGCCGAGGAGATGCTGGTCCAGGTGACCGCAGTGGCTCGCATCCCGAAGGAGATGCCGCTGGACAAGGCGGCGCTCCTCGGCTGCGCGGTGATCACCGGACTGGGGGCGATCCGGCACTCGGCGCAGGTGCGCTTCGGCGACACCGTCGCCGTGATCGGCTGCGGCGGCGTCGGCCTCAGCGCCGTCCAGGGCGCCGCCCTCGCGGGAGCGTCGCGCATCATCGGCATCGACCGGATGGCCTCCAAGCTGGAGATCGCCCGCACGTTCGGTGCGACCGACGTCGTCGACGCGAGCACCACCGACCCGGTGCAGGCCGTGCTCGAGCTCACCGGTGGGGTGGACCACTGCATCGAGGTGGTCGGGATCGCGGCCACCATCGAGCAGGCCTTCGGCATGCTGCGTACCCGCGGCACCGCCACCGTGGTGGGCCTCCCCCATCCCGGCGACACACTCTCGCTCCCGGCGTCTGCGATGCTGCAGGAGAAGCGCCTCCAGGGCTCCCGCCTCGGCGGCACGCAGTTGCGCGTGGACGCCCCGCTCTACGCCGAGATGTACCTGTCGGGTCGCCTCGACCTCGACCCGCTGATGGGGAGTACCGTCTCGCTCGCCGACGTCGGAGACGCGCTGGAGGAGATCGACACCGCGTCCGCCGCGCGCACCATCGTCACCTTCTGATGACCGGTCCTCCCGGCCCTGGCTGCCGGGGCCGGCGCGGGCCGGACCTGCGCCGGCCCACGGCGACGCAGAGTGAGGCGGTCAGACAGACGACGGCGATCGCCGACACCGCGACCGTCATCCCGAACGCGCTCGTGAGCCCGCCCAGGGCGGCCGAGCCGAAGGCCGCCCCGAGCATGAAGATCAGGGTCATCACCCCCATCGCGGCCCCGCGGACGTCGAGCGGGAACCGGCGCCCCACCTCCGACATCAGCGCGGACTGAGCCAGAGCGGCCAGGCCCGTCACGCCGAAGCTGGTCACCATGAGCAGTGCCGGGGTGAGCACGCGGTCGTGGGCGGCCACCCCGGCGGAGCAGACGAGCATGAGGACGCCCGTTCCGGTCCCCGCGACGAGGAGGCAGCCCACGCCGCTGAGGCGGCTCAGCAGTCCGGGGGTGGTCCGCGAGGCGAGGAGCCCCGCCAGCGCGCTGGGCGCCATGGCCGCACCCACCTGCCACGGCTCCCACCCGAGTCGGTCCAGGGTCAGGGGCAGCACCAGCATCAGCGCGAACCAGGCCCCCGGGACCACTGCCCCTCCCATGGCGAGGCCGAGCATCCGTACGTCGGAGAGCACCGTGCGTGGCAGGAAGCCCTCCGGCACCCTGCGCACGTGGCGCAGCAGGAGCGGGGTGCCACCGACGACCAGTCCGGCCCCCACCCACCCGGCCGGCCACGAGGCGGTGGGCGACTGCAGGAGTAGCACCACGCCAGCCGCAGAGGTCACCACGAGCAGCGCGCCGACGAAGTCGATGCGCGCACCGGAGCCTTCGGTCGGCAACCATCGCCAGACCGGGACCAGTGCGACCAGGCCGACAAGGGGGAGGGCGAGCGCGATGCGCCACCCCAGCACGTTCGCGACGCTGCCGCCGATCAGCGGTCCGATGCTGCCGACCGAGATCGCGATGCCCGTCACCGCCGCGAGCGCGCGGTTGCGCAGCCCGCCGGCGTAGGACCGCTCCACAGCGGCGGTCAGCAGGGAGGGAAGGCTCGCGGCACCCAGGCCCTGGACGGCTCGCGCGACCAGCAGCAGGCCGAACGTCGGGGCCAGGGCGGCGAGCACCGAGCCGACGCCCAGCAGGACCGTCCCCACCGCCAGCGGCTTCCGGATCCCGTAGAGGTCGCCCAACCGACCATAGAGCGCGGTGCACACCGAGAGCACCAGCACGTAGAGGCTGATCACCCAGGAGGCCGAGCCCTCGCGGAGCCCGAAACCGTCGACCAGGTCGGGAAGGATCACCGCCACCGACGCGCTGGCGAACGTGATCATGCCGAGGAGGACTCCGGTCCACACCGCCATCCGCAGCGGGGGTTGCGCCTGGCTCCGCACCGGCGGAGCGATGTCAGGCGAGGACGGCGACCGGGAGATGCTCGCTCCCCTCGGGCTGGACCCAGTCGACGCGCACCGCGCGCCCGACCGACAGGTCAGCAGGGTCGACCTCCGGCAGCTGCAGCGGCAGCCAGGGGCCCTCCTCCAGCTCGACGATCCCGATCACGGTCGGCACCGCCGGGCGGTCCTCGGTGGCACGGCCGGGCTTCACGGTCCAGGAGACGAGGGCTCCGGTGCCGGAGGCCTCGCGCCACTCCAGGTCGGCGGCCTGGCTGACCGAGCAGACCCGGGCGGAGGGCTCGGACCACTCCTGGCTGCTCGGCGAGAACCGCAGGAGCAGACGGCCCTCTGCGGCGGCCTCGAAGAAGGGGGCCGAGTGGTCGTCGCGGACGACGGCCTTGAGCGAGTGCAGCACGGGAGTCTCCTCAGCTCTTCCGGTGGGGACTGACGACCAGCGTCGAGTGGAAGTCCAGGACTCCCCCGTTGCCGCTGACCATGACGAGGTCGTGCTTGTCGACCTGGCGGTCTCCGCCCTGTCCTCGCGCCTGGATGACGGCTTCCGACAGCGGGGTCATCCCCCACATGTAGTACGAGGACAGCTCGCCGCCGCCGGTGTTGGTCGGGTGGCTGCCCCCGGGAGCGATCGCCCCGCTGGCGACGAACTCGCCACCCTCGCCCTTGGCGCAGAAGCCGTAGTCCTCCAGCGTGACGAGGGTCGTGTAGGTGAAGCAGTCGTAGAGCTCGCGGACGTCGATCTCGTCGACCTTCACCCCGGCCATCGCAAGGGCGCCGGCCCCGGACCGCGCAGCGCCGGTGACGAGCCCGAACTCGCTGTCGCGGCGGTTGACGTAGCCCGGGTGCGCCTGCCCCCAGCCCCACACGTGCACCGGGGGCTGCTGGAGCGCCTCGGCCCGCTCGGAGCTGGTCACGACGATGGCGACGGCTCCGTTGCTGACCAGGCAGCAGTCCAGCAGCCGCAGCGGGTCGGCGATCGTCCGCGACTCCTGGTGGTCGGCCAGGGTGATCGGCTCACGCATCTGGGCGTGGGGGTTCATCGCCGCCCACTGCCGCGCGGCGACCGCCACGGCCCCCAGCTGCTCGCTGGTCGTGCCGTAGGTCTCCATGTGGCGCCGCGCGGCGACGGCGTACCGCTCGGGGGCGGCCTGCAGGCCGGCCGCGAACTGGAGGGACTGGACCCCCTCCATCGCGCGCTTCTGCCCGCCGTACGACGCCCCCGCCCGCTTGCCCTCGGTCAGCGGCGCGTCGGCGTAGACGCACGCCACCACGTCGGCCATGCCGTTGGCGATCGCCATCGACGCGTACTGCACCATCTGCCCGGCGGAGGACCCGAAGCCCTGCATCGTCGCCAGCAACCGGGTGTCGCGCATCTGCAACGTGGACTGCAGGCGCAGATCGGTGTCGTTCTTCACCCCCGGGTTGACCAGGAGCCCGTCGATGTCGGAGAGCGCCAGGCCGGCGTCTGCTGCGGCGAGCGTGATCGCCTCCACCGCGAAGTCGGTGGCGGACCTCCCGTAGACCTTGCCCATCTGGGTGATGCCGAGTCCCGCGATCGCGGTTCCCCCCGACGCCTCGTGCGTGATCACGCCCATCAGCTCTCCTCCTCGCGACGCGGCAGCGTCACCTCGACCAGCCCGGGCCCCACCGTGACGCCCTTCGAGTTCTCACACCTGATCGCGACCTCGACCACCCCGATCCCGTCCTCGACGCGGGTCGCGACGACCTCTGCGTGGACCGTGGTGGTGTCTCCCACGTGGTTGAACGCCCTCATCCGGAAGCCGCGGAGCGCACGGATCGTGCCCTGCGCCCCGATCCAGTCCCGCACGCACCGCTCCCACGTGCCCATCAGGAACGACGTGTTGGCGTACATCTCCTCCGCGCCGGTGCTGCGCGCGTACTCGGAGTTGTGGTGGATGGAGTTGAAGTCGCGGTTGGTGCCGGCGGCCATCACCAGCCGGTAGACCGTCAAGGGGTAGGCGACCGACGGCAGCTGCTCCCCCACGGTCACGTCCTCGAACCACCGGGTCATCGCGCCTCCTCCGTCCGGGCCGGTTCAACGGCACGGGGCACGTAGGCGTAGGTGCCGATGCGGATACGCGCCACCACCTCGGGCTCGGCACCACCGCGGTCGCTGACGACCTCGCTCTCCCAGGTCATGAACGCCCCGCGGCCCACCGAGGTCTCCTTCGGCTTGCACGACACCAGCGTCTTCCCGCGTCGCCCCAGCCGCTCGCCGGCGACCACGGGGCGGAGGAAGTCGAGCTCCACGTCGGTGCCGAAGAAGCCGGTCGTGCGCGGGCCGATCCCCAGCCCGCTGTCGTTGATCGCGCTGTGCACCGGCTGGGCGTCCCGGTCGTCGGAGTCGAAGAGCACCTGCCCCGGCTCCCAGGCCGCCGGCAGGGTCCAGGGCATCACGCCGGTGTATGGCATCGTCACGTCATCGAAGCCGCCCGCCCGGGCCGCCTCGTGGTCGGTGTGCAGGGCGCAGTCCAGCTCCAGCGGCTCCAGGTAGCGCCGGATCGCCCCGGCCTCCACCGGGTCGCCGCCCCAGGTCACCTCGCCGTCGAGGAAGTCGCGGCCGACCGCGTCGACGACCGGGCGCCACTCGTCCTGCCAGGTCTCGTCGCTCGTCGCCGTGCGGTCGGTCGGGGTCGGACTCATGCCAGCACTCCCTCGTCGGTCAGTGCTGCCACCCGTGCGGCGTCGTAGCCGAGCAGGGTGCGCAGCACGTGGTCGTTGTCCTGGCCCAGCGCGGGCGCCGCGCGACGCGGACCGCCCGGCGTCGCGGAGAGCTGCCAGCGGGGGCCCTCGGCGTACGTCGTGCCGTGCCGCTCGCTGGGGAGCGGCACGAGGTGGCCGCGGAAGACCAGCTGGGGGTCGTGCGTGAAGTCGGCGCTCGAGGAGGCCACGTGCGCCGGCACCCCCGCCTGCTGGAGCCGCCGCTCCGCCTCCCCGGCCGGCTGGCCCGCCGTCCATGCCGCGACCGCGGCCTCCAGCTCCTCGCCGGCGGCCAGGCGTCCGCGGGCGTCGGCCAGGTCGGGACGGGAGGCCAGGTCGGGCCGCCCGATCACCTCGGCCAGGGCCAGCCAGTCCCGGTCGTCGCGCACCGCGACCGCGACGAACCGGTCGCGGCCATCCTCGGGCAGGCACGGGTGGACGCCGTGCGGGGCCATCGCGGCGTCGGTATTGCCCCGCCTGCCCGCCACCGTGCCGTCGTACGACGCGTGCGCGATCTGGGGGGCGAGGAAGTAGACACCGGCCTCGACCTGGCTGAGGTCGACGTAGCAGCCCTCCCCCGTCCGCCGGCGGCGCTCGAGGGCGGCCAGCAGCGCCGGCACGGCCAGCCTGGGGCCGACGTAGTCGGTGTACGGGCCGAAGGGCCCCAGCGGCAGCCGGTCGGGCCAGCCGACCAGGTGCTGGAACCCGCTGAGGGAGGACCCGACGTTGCCGTATCCCGCCAGCCGCGACCAGGGCCCGGACTGGCCGGCGATGGAGGTGCTGACCATGACCAGGTCGGGCCGGTCGGCGGAGAGGGTGGCGTGGTCCAGCCCCCACTTGGCCAACTGACCCGGCGAGAACGACTCGATGACCACGTCGGCCCACGCCACCAGGTCGCGAGCCACCGCCTGGCCCGCGGGTGACTTCAGGTCCAGGGTGACGCCCAGCTTGCCGGCGTTGCAGTTGCCGAAGAGAGCGGAGTTCTCCTTGTCCTGCTCGCCCCGGTGGAAGGGCTGCATGAGGCGCGCGGTCTCCACCCGGGTGCTCGACTCCACCCGGACCACCTCGGCGCCGAAGTCCGCCAGCTGGCGGCCGATCAACGGCCCGGCGACGACCCAGGAGAGGTCGAGCACCTTGAGCCCGGCGAGAGCCCCGTCGCCCGCGGGGAGGGGCGCAGCCGCGGCCGGGGACCCGGCCGTCAGGGGTCGGGCCTGCGGCGACCACTCGGTCAGCACCTCGTCCGTGTGCTCGCCCAGCTCGGGAGCACGGCGGCGCAGCGACGGCGAGACCCCGCCCGCGACGCGGGCCAGCACCCCGGGAACCCGGACCTCGACCCCGGCCACCTCGAGGGTCTGCCAGAAGCCGCGCTGGACCAGGTGGTCGCTGGCCAGCACGTCTCCGCTGTCGTAGATCGCCATCGCGAGCAACCGCCGGGCCAGGGAGGCCGCGACGACCTGCTCCTTGGTGCGGGTGAGCAGGAAGGCACGGACCGCGGCCCGGGCCCGGTCGAGGTCCTCGACGGTGAGCTCACCGTCGGTGAAGCGGTCCGGCACCGTGCGCCAGTCCCAGGCGGCGACGTCTGCCGGCAGCAGGGCGCCCTGCTCCGGACCACCGTGCTCCGCGACCCCGCCCTCCTCGGCGATCCATGCGAACAGGCGGTTGGTGAACGCGCCGGCGGCCGGCCCCATCGACAGGTGCAGCTCGACGATCCCGTCGGCGCAGTGCCACTTCTTCAGCGAGTTCGGGGTGGCGGCGCCGCTGCCGCTCTGGTCGGTCCGGCCGACGGGCTGCGTCTGCCACTCCGGGTTGGCGTCGCCGACGGCGGTGGCCAGCACCCTGGCCAGGGTCGCGGCCGCGGTGGAGACC encodes the following:
- a CDS encoding CoA ester lyase produces the protein MHPYRSILFVPAHKPEWARKALASGADCVVIDLEDSVPVELKESARDTARQTLAELRAESPQVGLFVRPNALDTRMSGADLEAVVGPDLTGVFAPKIRNATDVVRWETLLDWFEARNGGAGLEMIVPVEMVDAITNAFEIAAASPRVGAMIGPTSEHADIARAVGYRQSREGSETLYLRSRILLACRQYGLHALTGLWEDLGDLDGLRTFADYGLQLGFRGQVLIHPSHVPVVHEVYTPSDEEVAYYQDLVATMERAVAEGHGAVRFRGSHVDLAHAEKARDWLAHARLVRGEAG
- a CDS encoding acyl-CoA dehydrogenase family protein; protein product: MDPVHEDIRQAVRTLCAKFPDEYWAERDEKHEFPWDFFHAVTEGGWLGLTIPEEYGGGGLGVTEAAIVEREIAASGAGMGGCSAVHIGIFGFEPILHHGSEELKQRFLPRVPEGNLQISFAVTEPDAGTDTTNISTFARKVDGGWLVSGKKVWISNAQQAERMLLLARTTPKNECVKKTDGLTVFFAPMDRQKVTIRPIPKMGRNSVDSNELFIDDLFVPDEDVVGEVGKGFKVILTGLNAERVVAANAMLGIGEAALRRGVQYAKDRVVFGRPIGQNQGLAFQLAEAKIRIEAADAVLRDATWKVDNQLPCGAEANYAKWLCAEAGYYSADVALQVHGGMGYSREFHVERYFREARLMRIAPISQEMVLNYVAEHVLGLPRSY
- a CDS encoding MaoC family dehydratase, which produces MRGLYFEEFEVGKVYRHTFRRTVTEMDNVMFTSLTMNVAPIHLDAEYAKTTVHGKPLFNSLFTLALIGAFHVPELTMGTTLGNLGYEDVRFPAPVFHGDTLRGETTIVDKRESKSRDDSGVVWFEHRGYNQDDVLVLTCKRVGLMMKLPADGAVFGEERPA
- a CDS encoding OB-fold domain-containing protein — encoded protein: MLHSLKAVVRDDHSAPFFEAAAEGRLLLRFSPSSQEWSEPSARVCSVSQAADLEWREASGTGALVSWTVKPGRATEDRPAVPTVIGIVELEEGPWLPLQLPEVDPADLSVGRAVRVDWVQPEGSEHLPVAVLA
- a CDS encoding MFS transporter, whose protein sequence is MRSQAQPPLRMAVWTGVLLGMITFASASVAVILPDLVDGFGLREGSASWVISLYVLVLSVCTALYGRLGDLYGIRKPLAVGTVLLGVGSVLAALAPTFGLLLVARAVQGLGAASLPSLLTAAVERSYAGGLRNRALAAVTGIAISVGSIGPLIGGSVANVLGWRIALALPLVGLVALVPVWRWLPTEGSGARIDFVGALLVVTSAAGVVLLLQSPTASWPAGWVGAGLVVGGTPLLLRHVRRVPEGFLPRTVLSDVRMLGLAMGGAVVPGAWFALMLVLPLTLDRLGWEPWQVGAAMAPSALAGLLASRTTPGLLSRLSGVGCLLVAGTGTGVLMLVCSAGVAAHDRVLTPALLMVTSFGVTGLAALAQSALMSEVGRRFPLDVRGAAMGVMTLIFMLGAAFGSAALGGLTSAFGMTVAVSAIAVVCLTASLCVAVGRRRSGPRRPRQPGPGGPVIRR
- a CDS encoding FAD-dependent oxidoreductase, which produces MSEQYPSLFTPVDLGPMRLRNRIMVPPHGSGIGNLWGTEEQAETHIAYWESRVQDGAAWIDGVRGRVRNNIIPGFETGGYGAETLGNYRQPNYVERVARLAGRLHDAGGVVTSQLTVIGGVPQAPSNRLSSPLAGVRPHVMTAEDIAWYVEEYRFCGEQARRAGLDGIELHLNHDDMLEWFLSPLTNRRDDRYGGSLENRARFAVESLQAVREAIGGDLALGVRFNMREEVPGGYDVEAGLEIAQYLEKTGLVDFLHAVIGSPWGDPSYIQPQFYEPAQWSELAGQVRSAVSLPVVYAGRVTSLEVAERVVADGHADVVGMARAYLAERDLITKSRSGLTLAVRPCIGGNDCISRQYVEGLPFGCAVNPHVATEHRGRWGESWGVASEARSLLVVGGGPAGMELAALCAESGHRVELWEATKELGGQLRTAALSPSYEKYGEYLDWQAARLERVGVTVRLGRRATADDVVAHGADVVAVTTGATPHRPEIAGVELPHVVQAADVLRGAPVGDRVLVVAQDDHLAPLSVADALSEAGKEVTLVYGSAQPAQLLGRYILGGIMARLRRRGVRFRQLEEVVGIAPDSVTVRDVYSWESSKLEGYDTVVLACGAESDSTLYGELRGRVDHLHVLGDAYAPRRLSFATRQAAALAEVLVEA
- a CDS encoding AMP-binding protein — encoded protein: MTFRYYRDLKPTFEDRATWALPTVLRHHAAKRPDSVWLDVPEEAATWTFAEMLTAAERVGRNFLTNGASQGDRVVLVAQNSSRFVRTWIGTAVAGLVEVPINTAYEHDFLAHQVRTVEARLAVIDDVFAERFIAVKEAASTITKFWVIDNGQQDKAIELLREAGWEAAPWDELEGEVSSGTSVELPEVQPQDLASVLFTSGTTGPSKGVAMPHAQMYFFADECVSLVRLTPDDAWMTLTPLFHGNAQFMAAYPTLVAGARCVIRSKFSASRWIDHVRTSRVTVTNFIGVMMDFIWKQDPRDDDADNPLRVVFAAPTAATLVQPMKERYGIEAFVEVFGLTETSAPIISPYGEDRPAGAAGLVADEWFDVALVDPVTDEPVAVGEIGELVIRPKVPFICSMGYFNAPEKTVEAWRNLWYHTGDALRQDEEGWFYFVDRFKDALRRRGENISSYEIETSVLSHPAVVECAVIAVPASTEAGEDEVMAYVITQQEVTAEQLWEHCDGRIPSFAVPRYLRFVDELPKTPSQRVQKAKLRDLGVTEDTHDRTPDNR
- a CDS encoding Zn-dependent alcohol dehydrogenase, yielding MKAAVLTEFDARPEAADVTLGDILPQEVRVRTAASGVCHSDRHGQTGGIPSMPVPTILGHEAAGEVLEVGSQVTSVRPGDHVVVAPAASCGLCEWCSKGHPQHCSDQGRVRAPGLGDRLTLDGRGVGQFVGVGSFAEEMLVQVTAVARIPKEMPLDKAALLGCAVITGLGAIRHSAQVRFGDTVAVIGCGGVGLSAVQGAALAGASRIIGIDRMASKLEIARTFGATDVVDASTTDPVQAVLELTGGVDHCIEVVGIAATIEQAFGMLRTRGTATVVGLPHPGDTLSLPASAMLQEKRLQGSRLGGTQLRVDAPLYAEMYLSGRLDLDPLMGSTVSLADVGDALEEIDTASAARTIVTF